The genome window AACTGCACGATGGCGTAGCGCATCAGCCCGCTCGCTTCGGCACGCCGCGCGAGTGCGGTGAGGAAGAGTCCGAACGCGGTGAAGGCGATGAGATGGACGATGGTATAGAGCACGATCGCGAGCATGTCGGGGGATGTCGCAATCGGTGTGGCCTGGCGCATCACGAAGACTTCGCCGAGCACCGTTGGTGTCATCAGCGGTCTGCCCCGCGCGATGTCGACCGCGAGGTAGAAGGCGGCGACCACTGCCGCGCCAAGCAATCCGGTAATCACGCCCTCACGGCGTGCTGCGGCATCGTCCATCATCGTCGCGCTTGAGCTGCTGACCATGATCTTGCCCCCGGTGAAAATGCGGAGTTACGGCACGGCGTCTGCCGCGCCGGTGCCGAAGAGGAACTGCTCGAGATTGCGGAGAAGGAATTCCTTCGCCTTGGGCTGATGCGGCACCAGGGCGTAGTGATTGATGAGCTGCTGCTGGGTCTTGAGCCAGTCGGCCCAGCAGTCACGGCAGATGGTATCGAAGATCCGCTGGCCGAGGTCGTTGTTGAACGGCTTGAAGGCCTGCCGTTCGGCATCGCGGCCGCAGCGCACGCAGTGAATGGATGTCATGGGGGAGAAAGTAACTCCCGCCCAGTCGACCTGCTGGCGCCCCGCGATGGGGCGCCGCCCTACTCGCCGCGCTTGAGCGCCTTCACTCCGCTGGCGGTGCCGAGACCGGCCGCGAGTCCGGCGATCGCGGCGGTAAAGCCGGTCACCAGCGGCAGCAGGGCGGCAATCGGCGAGGCCACCAGCAGCACCGCGAAGCCTGCCAGCCACGGGGCGATCGGGTTCTTCACGGCATCGACGAAGCGGAGCTTGTTGCGAACGAACTCGCGGGCCAGGCCGAACATGAAGAGGCCGGCGGCCGCGGT of Gemmatimonadota bacterium contains these proteins:
- a CDS encoding oxidative damage protection protein codes for the protein MTSIHCVRCGRDAERQAFKPFNNDLGQRIFDTICRDCWADWLKTQQQLINHYALVPHQPKAKEFLLRNLEQFLFGTGAADAVP